The Coffea arabica cultivar ET-39 chromosome 4e, Coffea Arabica ET-39 HiFi, whole genome shotgun sequence genome includes a window with the following:
- the LOC113741230 gene encoding protein DETOXIFICATION 16 isoform X1, with product MQREHEEQAILSAPLVDTSEKVGWKGGLCDKENSFNKKEIVEEVKKQIWLAGPLICVSLLQFSLQIISVMFVGHLGELALSAASMATSFASVTGFSLLMGMSSALDTFCGQSYGAKQYHMLGIHMQRAMIVVLLVSIPLAVVWGNTGHILKFLGQDPQISDQAGVFAKFIIPSLFGYGLLQCHVRFLQSQNIVFPMMLTSGITTLLHVLVCWLLVFKSDLGFKGAALANGISYWINLLLLAFYVKFSTSCKKTWTGFSKEALHNIPNFLKLGIPSTIMICLENWSFEMTVLLSGLLPNPQLETSVLSVCLNTAATVWMIPFGLSCAVRSVKDTTKTYNFCSYGTRVSNELGAGHPRTARLAVCVVFFMAITVGILVGLVLILIRNGLGYAFSNEKEVVNYVARMVPLLATSNILDGLQCVLSGTVRGCGWQKIGAFINLGSYYLVGIPAAVLIAFVLHIGGQGLWLGIICALIVQVLCLFIITWRTNWAKEAKKALERVHDSIIPVETVS from the exons atgcaGAGAGAACATGAAGAACAAGCAATCCTGAGTGCACCATTGGTTGACACCTCTGAAAAAGTGGGGTGGAAGGGaggattgtgtgataaagaaaATAGTTTTAACAAGAAAGAAATTGTCGAAGAAGTTAAGAAACAGATATGGCTAGCGGGGCCTCTCATCTGTGTCAGCCTTTTACAATTCAGTTTACAGATTATTTCTGTGATGTTTGTGGGACATCTTGGAGAATTAGCTCTATCTGCTGCTTCGATGGCCACATCTTTTGCATCCGTCACCGGTTTCAGCTTACTG ATGGGAATGTCAAGTGCATTGGATACATTTTGTGGTCAATCATATGGGGCAAAGCAATACCATATGCTGGGTATCCATATGCAGAGAGCTATGATAGTTGTGTTACTCGTAAGCATACCTCTTGCAGTGGTCTGGGGAAACACTGGTCACATATTAAAGTTTTTAGGCCAGGATCCTCAAATATCAGACCAAGCTGGGGTATTTGCCAAGTTCATAATCCCAAGCCTTTTTGGGTATGGCCTTCTTCAGTGTCATGTGAGATTTTTACAAAGCCAGAACATTGTCTTCCCAATGATGTTAACTTCTGGAATCACAACATTATTGCACGTCCTTGTCTGTTGGCTTCTGGTTTTTAAGTCTGACCTTGGCTTCAAAGGAGCTGCTTTGGCGAATGGCATCTCTTATTGGATCAACCTTCTTCTGCTTGCATTTTATGTCAAATTCTCTACTTCATGTAAGAAAACGTGGACTGGATTTTCGAAGGAAGCCCTGCATAATATTCCCAATTTCCTTAAACTTGGAATCCCTTCAACTATCATGATCTG TTTGGAGAACTGGTCATTTGAGATGACAGTTCTGCTTTCTGGCCTTCTTCCTAATCCACAGTTGGAAACCTCAGTGCTCTCCGTCTG CCTTAATACAGCTGCAACTGTTTGGATGATTCCTTTTGGACTTAGTTGTGCTGTGAGGTCAGTTAAAGACACGACTAAAACATATAATTTTTGTTCATACGG TACACGGGTGTCAAATGAACTGGGGGCTGGTCATCCAAGAACTGCACGTTTGGCAGTGTGTGTCGTCTTTTTCATGGCCATAACAGTGGGCATTCTGGTTGGATTAGTCCTCATCTTGATACGTAACGGTTTGGGATATGCTTTTAGCAATGAGAAAGAAGTGGTAAACTATGTAGCAAGGATGGTGCCATTACTTGCAACATCAAATATATTAGATGGGCTCCAGTGTGTTCTCTCTG GTACTGTTAGAGGATGCGGCTGGCAAAAGATTGGTGCATTCATTAATCTTGGATCATATTACCTTGTGGGCATTCCTGCTGCTGTCTTAATAGCGTTTGTTCTCCACATCGGAGGACAG GGCCTCTGGTTGGGGATAATATGTGCACTGATTGTCCAAGTACTGTGTCTTTTCATCATTACCTGGCGCACTAACTGGGCAAAAGAA GCAAAGAAGGCCTTGGAAAGAGTTCACGATTCTATAATCCCTGTAGAGACTGTCTCCTGA
- the LOC113741230 gene encoding protein DETOXIFICATION 16 isoform X2: protein MQREHEEQAILSAPLVDTSEKVGWKGGLCDKENSFNKKEIVEEVKKQIWLAGPLICVSLLQFSLQIISVMFVGHLGELALSAASMATSFASVTGFSLLMGMSSALDTFCGQSYGAKQYHMLGIHMQRAMIVVLLVSIPLAVVWGNTGHILKFLGQDPQISDQAGVFAKFIIPSLFGYGLLQCHVRFLQSQNIVFPMMLTSGITTLLHVLVCWLLVFKSDLGFKGAALANGISYWINLLLLAFYVKFSTSCKKTWTGFSKEALHNIPNFLKLGIPSTIMICLENWSFEMTVLLSGLLPNPQLETSVLSVCLNTAATVWMIPFGLSCAVSTRVSNELGAGHPRTARLAVCVVFFMAITVGILVGLVLILIRNGLGYAFSNEKEVVNYVARMVPLLATSNILDGLQCVLSGTVRGCGWQKIGAFINLGSYYLVGIPAAVLIAFVLHIGGQGLWLGIICALIVQVLCLFIITWRTNWAKEAKKALERVHDSIIPVETVS, encoded by the exons atgcaGAGAGAACATGAAGAACAAGCAATCCTGAGTGCACCATTGGTTGACACCTCTGAAAAAGTGGGGTGGAAGGGaggattgtgtgataaagaaaATAGTTTTAACAAGAAAGAAATTGTCGAAGAAGTTAAGAAACAGATATGGCTAGCGGGGCCTCTCATCTGTGTCAGCCTTTTACAATTCAGTTTACAGATTATTTCTGTGATGTTTGTGGGACATCTTGGAGAATTAGCTCTATCTGCTGCTTCGATGGCCACATCTTTTGCATCCGTCACCGGTTTCAGCTTACTG ATGGGAATGTCAAGTGCATTGGATACATTTTGTGGTCAATCATATGGGGCAAAGCAATACCATATGCTGGGTATCCATATGCAGAGAGCTATGATAGTTGTGTTACTCGTAAGCATACCTCTTGCAGTGGTCTGGGGAAACACTGGTCACATATTAAAGTTTTTAGGCCAGGATCCTCAAATATCAGACCAAGCTGGGGTATTTGCCAAGTTCATAATCCCAAGCCTTTTTGGGTATGGCCTTCTTCAGTGTCATGTGAGATTTTTACAAAGCCAGAACATTGTCTTCCCAATGATGTTAACTTCTGGAATCACAACATTATTGCACGTCCTTGTCTGTTGGCTTCTGGTTTTTAAGTCTGACCTTGGCTTCAAAGGAGCTGCTTTGGCGAATGGCATCTCTTATTGGATCAACCTTCTTCTGCTTGCATTTTATGTCAAATTCTCTACTTCATGTAAGAAAACGTGGACTGGATTTTCGAAGGAAGCCCTGCATAATATTCCCAATTTCCTTAAACTTGGAATCCCTTCAACTATCATGATCTG TTTGGAGAACTGGTCATTTGAGATGACAGTTCTGCTTTCTGGCCTTCTTCCTAATCCACAGTTGGAAACCTCAGTGCTCTCCGTCTG CCTTAATACAGCTGCAACTGTTTGGATGATTCCTTTTGGACTTAGTTGTGCTGTGAG TACACGGGTGTCAAATGAACTGGGGGCTGGTCATCCAAGAACTGCACGTTTGGCAGTGTGTGTCGTCTTTTTCATGGCCATAACAGTGGGCATTCTGGTTGGATTAGTCCTCATCTTGATACGTAACGGTTTGGGATATGCTTTTAGCAATGAGAAAGAAGTGGTAAACTATGTAGCAAGGATGGTGCCATTACTTGCAACATCAAATATATTAGATGGGCTCCAGTGTGTTCTCTCTG GTACTGTTAGAGGATGCGGCTGGCAAAAGATTGGTGCATTCATTAATCTTGGATCATATTACCTTGTGGGCATTCCTGCTGCTGTCTTAATAGCGTTTGTTCTCCACATCGGAGGACAG GGCCTCTGGTTGGGGATAATATGTGCACTGATTGTCCAAGTACTGTGTCTTTTCATCATTACCTGGCGCACTAACTGGGCAAAAGAA GCAAAGAAGGCCTTGGAAAGAGTTCACGATTCTATAATCCCTGTAGAGACTGTCTCCTGA